The genome window TGTACCTTTGATTTTTCTTGGTGACAAGTCACACACCTTTCAATGTGCCTTTCCACGTCACTCCTCATGCGGGGCCAGAAGAAATGCTCTTGGAGAATCATCAAGGTCTTGGCAATGCCAAAATGCCCCATTAAACCACCTCCATGAGCTTCCCTTACCAGAAGCGTGCGCATGGAGCTCTTGGGAATGCAAAGCTTGTCTTTGAAGTATAAGAACCCCTGAGAGATGAAATAATGCTCACGAGAGTGTCGTGGCAAAGAGTTaaaaatctcaccaaaatcTGAGTCAGTTGCATAAAATTCTTTATGGAATTCAAAaccaagcaacttagcatctaatGTAGTGATAAGTGAATGCCTTCGCGAgagtgcatcagccactacattcgtctTACCTGCCTTGTATTTGATCACAAAGGTAAAACTGTCAATGAATGTAATCCATCGTGCATGTCGCTTACTCAACTTGTCTTGGGACTTGATATGCTTGAGCGACTCATGGTCGGTGTGCAAGACAAACGCACGAGGGCGTAGGTAATGTTGCCATGTTTGGAGAGCCCGTACCAAGGCCATTAGTTCCTTATCATAGGTTGAGTAGTTGAGAGCAGCTCCATTCAACTTCTCGCTAAAGTAGGCAATCGGGCGACCCTCTTGGAGTAGAACAGCTCCAATACctataccagaagcatcacactctacttcaaaagctttatcaaaattaggtaaactaagaacaggtgcatgtgtgagcttgtgtttaagtaattggaaagacttagcttGGTCTTCTCCCCAATGAAATTGCACATTTTTCTTGACAATGGATGTAAGTGGGGCAGCAATTGTGCTAAAATCCTTGACAAAACGCCTATAAAAGCTTGCCAAGCCATGGAAACTTCTCACCTCACTTACATTGGTAGGAGTTGGCCAATCATTAATAGCCTTCACCTTTTCTTGATCAACATGAATTCCCTGCTCACTTACAACATAACCTAGGAAAACCAATTGATTTGTGCAAAAGGTACACTTTTTAAGGTTAGCGTAGAGGCTCGCCTTGCGAAGTGCATCTAGGACCATTTGTAAATGCACAACATGCTCATCTAGACTCCTACTATAgatcaaaatatcatcaaagtaaacaaccACAAATTTACCAATGAAAGAACGTAAAACATGATTCATTAGTCTCATAAAAGTACTTGGTGCATTGGTtagcccaaaaggcatgaccaaccactcaaaaagtccatgttttgttttaaatgcagttttccattcatctccttctttcatgcgaatttgatggtaaccacttttcaaatcaatcttagtaaaaatgatagcaccatgtaattcatcaagcatgtcatccaAACGAGGTATGGGATGTCGATACTTTACCGTGATGGCATTAATTGCCCTACAATCAGTGCACATTCTCcatcctccatctttctttggaaCAAGTAGAACTGGTACAGCACAAGGGCTTAGACTCTCTTGAATCCAACCCTTACTAAGCAATTCCTCCACTTGTCGTTGTTGCTCCTTGGTTTCCTCAGGATTGGTCCTATATGGTGCCTTGTTGGGAAGGGAAGATCCAGGAATGAAAccaatttgatgttcaattcccctTAATGGAGGCAAACCAGTAGGTATATCCTCAGGAAAGACGTCTTGATactcctgcaaaaggttagtaatACTACTAGGCAAGGAAGCATCAGGAGCATTAGTGAATAAGGACCgtttgcaaaataaaataaataaaatctgGTGAGAGTGCAAGGCCTTTCTCACATCTTTTACCTTGGCAAGCATGCTGGATTTTCTCTCCTGTGTGGGCTCTAAGGCCGAATGAGAGTGATCCAACTTACTTGAAGAAGGGTCGGCCAACACTAATTTCTTAGCTTTGGCGTTGTCCTTCTTGGTGGTAGCATGCAGGTCATACTCTTTTTGTAGACTAACTTGAtcctcatgcacttgttgaggtgtaagaggtgcaagtgtaatctttttacaattatgcataaaagagtatttgttcaagaaaccatcaaaagtgactcttttgtcaaattgccaaggacgCCCTAAGAGTATATGTGCAGCTTGCATTGGTACTACATCACACATAACATCATCTTCATACCTACCAATGCGAAAAGTAACCAAAACTTGTTTAAGAACACGTACCTCTCCACTGTTGTTTAACCACTGAAGCTTGTAGGGACGAGGGTGCTCACTAGTCGGCAAGtttagtttctccaccatcaatgcACTAGCAACATTAGTACAACTTCCGGGATCGATCACCAAACTGCATACCTTGTTGGTCACATGGCACCTAGTGTAAAAAATGTTGTCACGTTGAAGCTCATCTTTACTAGCTTGAGTAGCTAGTGCTCTTCTTGCTACCAATCCAACCTTGTCTTGAGTTGGAACTTCTTCTatctcatcttcctcttcaaccaaGGGAGGCATGTCTGTGTATtcctcttcttcatcatcagtgACAATGTCTCCATTTGGTAGGACAAGCATGGCCCTTGGGTTTGGACATTGGCTTGCAATATGCCCAACTCCTTGACACCTCCAACATTTGGTGTCACGACTCCTAGGTTTTGAAGTTTCGATTGGTGGCTTGGAAATAACCTTGGAGTCTGGTTTGGCAAAAGACGGCCGTGAGCTTGGACCTTGATCATGCTTCGGCCTTGGAGGGTTCCAAGTATTCGAACCTCTCTCTTCCCTTCTAGGCTGGAATGGACGAGTAAATGTTTGTGGAGGAGGGTTATAATTTCTGGTTGCACCCCTCCTCTTGAGTCTTTGCTCAATCTTGATAGCCTTGTCAACCATATCATCTATCTCCACATAGTATTGAAGCTCAAGTTGATCGGCTATCTCAACCCTTAGACCACTGAGAAATCTTGCCATTGTAGCTTCTCGATCTTCTTGAATATCAGCTCTCAACATGGAGATTTCCATgtccttgtagtagtcctcaaCTGAGCGTTGGCCTTGCGTCAAGGTTTGAAGTTTTTTGTACAAGTCTCTATGATAGTGACTTGGTACAAATCGCTTCTTCATAAGTCTCTTGAGCTCAGTCCACGTGGTTATAGGTGGTTCACCACACCTTCTCCAGCTGGTAACCACTTGCTCCCACCAAACTATGGCATAGTCGGTGAATTCTACTATGGCAAGTTTCAATTTTTGGGCATCGGTGTAGTCATTACAATCAAATACTAGCTCTACCCGACTTTCCCATTCAAGGTATGTATCCGGATCGGATTTGCCTTGGAATGGAGGAATCTTCATCTTAATCCCTTGGATTGCATCACCAATTGCTCTTGTGTTCCTCTTCGGTCTCCCTTGTCTGTAGGTCTCACGGTCCGAATCGGCGTTGGAGTCACTAGATTCCTCCAGGGCGGATTTTCCTTTAGATTTCCTAGATGAAGCCCTAGATGAACTTAGGTGATCAATCTGCTCATGGATCGTTTCCAGTCGTTGGTCCAGTCTCCTCTGCATTTCCttccacatagcatccattttaaGTGATAACTGAGCAATGGTAAGTTCATTTTCCTGAGACATGGTGAACCTgcaaaacttgacaaattgtTAGTAGAAAAGGTCTCACttgctcccttaagtgtttcactcctctcgtgttttcactcaagtgtttatGTCCCTCTAATGCTCTCACCAATTCACTTCTCAAGCCACTTGATAGGTacctttgaagaaatcagaaattttctcaaggaaattcaatcaaactttaaTCAAATAGCTCCCAATTGTACTAAAGTAACAAGGAACAAAAGTAGAAACGGAATGAAATGAAGAATGAAATGATAAGGAATGAAACGAAGAATGTCCAAATACAATGATGGAGTTTCCCAAGTGTTTCCTTAattttcctaattgatttttctGGAAAACAAATTAGGTGTTGTACTTTTTGGAAAGTTCCTTAAGGTCGGCTAAATGGAAATAGGATTGGTTCCCAAAACATTCCAGATTTTGTACCCCCTTAACCTTCCTCAAAATCAGCTATACCAAAACAGAAttgtttccaaaaattttccagatttccttctcCTTGTTCCTTTCCTAAAGTCGGCTGGTCAACCAagtgcaaaacagaatttggtagtTTCCTATTCCAACCGAAACTAATCtcagaaaattccagaattccCTCTTCTTAAATCCCTCTCATAGTCGGCTAGAACttcctgaaaaattttccagatttggtaacTTCCTAACCtctaaaattttccagaattttgcttCTAAAAACCTTCCATAAAACTCGGCTATACTCCCCTTCAAAGAACAAGCAATTCGGCCCTCCCCTCTTTGCTCCACACAAGGACAGTTTTGACGCTTGGTGCTAAACAATGGCTTCACAAGATGACACAAGCAACGTCACCCAAGAATACCCCAAGCGGCCTGCTCAAGAAACTCCCAAGAGGTTTACTCCTAAGCCAAGaaagccccgtatggatgcaaggacGTACAAGAAACTGTTTATACGTAGGGAGGTGCAaatcttcaagaatcaagatggTCAAGATCCTCAAAAAACTCAACGGGTgatacaagtgatcaaggctcaaggtgtgcaagattttcaagaggaggttggtcaaaacttttgagtagtcttttcttgatgtaattttctggtttgttggAACAAGTGCAACAAGACAGAATTTGGCAAATAAAAGTGCGGCTTCCTTCTTTGTTGTTTGCTACCCGaatgccttttctcttttcctttttctgtttgtttgtttttttttttttttgactctaagAACACACAATTACTCGGCTGTTTTTTTGGGTAGAATTCCAGAATTTAATGTCAATCCAATGTTCTCCTTCAATCCTCCAATAATTATCAAGACAtgtatcaaagtttcaagacttcaagattagtttcaagaaactcaagaaaccctagattatgGTAGTCCCTCTCCAAGATTCCAACCCCAAACAAGTTCAACCAcaaaatcagtttaggaaattaattaaaacaacttggtggaataaactaaagtttggacagatttggcaagaAACTTGCGCCCAaggttggatttttttttttttttttgtaataacaaTCGGACTTGACACAAAGGAAGACACGACCAGAattgcaaaataaaattgactagaaagcttacgaacaaactcaacgggatatacttgatgtcgtcgactagctctggataccaactgatgtgagacggatctagacgaacaccaagttgggatgatttgcggaactttgacccttctagaatcacgagccacgaactaaggagattccttaacccacgactagccactttagtgaaccaaaagtatagatagaagaacgccacaatcaaggagactacttgattgataagttcgttgaacaacttgagattgattctcaagtattcaaaggaaattctcttgaagcaagagagagtgaataaactcacgaatatgttataaaatctgaattgtcctcaatgaatgaaaacctaggctatatatagccttacatgaTTCAAACCCTAGAATGCCCAATGGACGACTCTGCCCTTCATTAAGGGTAAAATATCTAACAACTAATTGGCTAAATTAAGACTCTAAAATTCGGCCAGAGTGAAGTGgaaattgaccgaaattattaatgctaacaaacaaCTAGTAATGGTaacgaaaaccctaattagcaACCTAGAACTCTGTggactagtcttcacttgaatcttccatttgaaggaaagtgtataGAGTAGTTTCTCCATTATGTAACCCTTCAATGGACCTCAAGTCATCACCAACTCGTTCTTGAATCGTgcaaacaagagcttgaagtgattcttgaattctcctagcacgcgctcttgtaattggaccactgggtatttgcatgacttgagcactagaagtttgagcagccttgagcccctcctcattagagtgaaatcacttatttatcctccaaaataaaagaaatggtcaaggtaccaatttatttgggaaaattaaagaaaataggcaatcacaagctcacttggtcataaagcccccaaagtcatgacttaagtgcaattgaaacaaagcatagtaattaattgaaacaaacaagcaatgaagttgtagaattaaaactaccaaggaccaaattgaggagattattcaattgattgggtcatagcagcattAGTTGTAAGCCAAGAAAGTACAATTTTTTGGGAAAAACTTTTCATGCAATCCATGCAAACTTACGAAATATATGCTTCTGCAACATTCATTCAAAGTTTTCTATAACTTTTAAGCTTTTGAAATGCTGATTTTCACACGGGACTTCAAGCAAAACCAGCAAAGATCATCATTAATCATCACTTCACAACTAAACACTTTGATTAACACGACCAAACCATTACAGATCAAATAGAGAAAAATGAAGAATCAAATAGAGAATGTGTGCGGCAGCAGAAAAACAAAACCAGCCTTGTAACTTCTTGGAATAAAAACAAACTTCACCATTCAACGAGAAGTCCTATGATGAAGCCACTCAAACGGACTCTACCAATTCAACAACCAAAATCTAATGCAAAACTTCAAACTATCCCAGAAAATCCAGTCCAAGCAACGGTACATAAAGgcagcaaaagaaaaagtgaagcTTGCGACAACTTTCTTTTCACCAATTCAGCATGAACATGACACCTTCTATGAGCTCCAATGGAGCATGTAGGCACATGACCTACTGCCCTGGAATTCAATCCCAACTCATTTAGAACGTATAGCCGAAAACATCCAGATACAAGACACAGTTCTCATGACTACCTTCCAAAAGAAATCACAACAAACGTTTATCCGTCTACGCTTAGCAACAAACATTGACTAATATACCAAACCTGGCGAACTAAGGCTTCCAGAAACAGATTACACACAGCAGAGGTGACCCAAAACAAACGTTTTGACATCAGAAAAATGAAACTCCAATGAATcgaaaggaaaaacaagaaactgctgcaacaagctgaaAGTTCCAAACTTGCCGCGGCTGTTTTTTCTTTAAACGAATTCATGCGATGAAATATCATGCTATAGATCCATGCTAAAACCATCATTTTCACAACAAACACCGTATCTGACATCAGACTCCAGAAATGAATCACTACCCAACAGATTTCAAGTACAATATTGCTGAAGAACCCATGGGCATCGCAAGATTACACTGTTTTTCTTAAGCCGATGAGATGCGATTGGAAGATAGAGAAAAGGTTTACCTTTAACACCAGGAAACGCCAGTAAAACGTGAAGAATTCAAGGATGGCATGATTCGAATCCCAGTGAAGAAAGATGCTAGCTTGCTATTCGGATTCTGGAGTTCTTCTTCTGCACTTGGTTCCCTTCGTCTGAAAAATCTCCCTTGCCATTCCTTTTTCCTGCCACCAACTTCCACTCTTCTTTTCCGAAACCCAAAACCTCGGCTCTCCTGGTTTCTCCTCAAGCTTAGCCGCCCCTTTCTTTCCAAGAAAACCCCTGTAGCCTTCTGCTGTTTTTTCTCTCCCCCACAGAACCTCAattctctctcttgctctagaTTTTTCCCGCCGTCACTCTGCTTCTCTCCCGAAACCCCAGCTCTCtcgttttcatttcttttcaccCTCAGCCCTCCTTATCTTCTCAACCCTTTTCCTTTCGTGGACTTTTCTGAAAGAACCTAGCCGTCCTGACTATCCCCCAGATTTTCTCCTTACTCTCGCTTCAGCCGTCAACCTCTCTCCCCCCAGATTTCTAGCTGTCTTCAGCCGTTGttttctctgttttcttttgcttgtttctGATCTTTCTTTTAGTTTGCAGCCGTCACGTACTCTCCAAAAAACCTCCCCCAAAGTTGCGCTTCTTCTTTTCAATTTATATGGGGGCAAAAACCAACCCTAAACTCTCAACAATCTCTactatatttgcagctaaggggctCACCGAGCCctcccttgcaagctgcgaaaaacgcAGCTCGCATGTCgcgtattttattttattattattattttttttgagattaattaaaacaaaaatgataacaaaaataatttaattaacattggataaaaataaataaactagaaacaacaaagtgcaatttccatttccccttttttcattttccatttttcatcgttttttctcttttctaaatgaaccaaccaatcaataaacaaaaataaaaaataaaaaataaattgagtaaaattgactaaaaatagataaataaaaccaactaaaacaaaattgctatttttttctttttttcatgatttttctctttttcctcttttttttgtttcttttttcttttttttttcttcttcttttttctttctttttgaattagtagataaaataaatgttcgtaaactaattaaaataagagacacgaaacaggaatcaactaaaataacctaaaattgaaaca of Coffea arabica cultivar ET-39 chromosome 5c, Coffea Arabica ET-39 HiFi, whole genome shotgun sequence contains these proteins:
- the LOC140007254 gene encoding uncharacterized protein; this encodes MSQENELTIAQLSLKMDAMWKEMQRRLDQRLETIHEQIDHLSSSRASSRKSKGKSALEESSDSNADSDRETYRQGRPKRNTRAIGDAIQGIKMKIPPFQGKSDPDTYLEWESRVELVFDCNDYTDAQKLKLAIVEFTDYAIVWWEQVVTSWRRCGEPPITTWTELKRLMKKRFVPSHYHRDLYKKLQTLTQGQRSVEDYYKDMEISMLRADIQEDREATMARFLSGLRVEIADQLELQYYVEIDDMVDKAIKIEQRLKRRGATRNYNPPPQTFTRPFQPRREERGSNTWNPPRPKHDQGPSSRPSFAKPDSKVISKPPIETSKPRSRDTKCWRCQGVGHIASQCPNPRAMLVLPNGDIVTDDEEEEYTDMPPLVEEEDEIEEVPTQDKVGLVARRALATQASKDELQRDNIFYTRCHVTNKVCSLVIDPGSCTNVASALMVEKLNLPTSEHPRPYKLQWLNNSGEEYQDVFPEDIPTGLPPLRGIEHQIGFIPGSSLPNKAPYRTNPEETKEQQRQVEELLSKGWIQESLSPCAVPVLLVPKKDGGWRMCTDCRAINAITVKYRHPIPRIGAVLLQEGRPIAYFSEKLNGAALNYSTYDKELMALVRALQTWQHYLRPRAFVLHTDHESLKHIKSQDKLSKRHARWITFIDSFTFVIKYKAGKTNVVADALSRRHSLITTLDAKLLGFEFHKEFYATDSDFGEIFNSLPRHSREHYFISQGFLYFKDKLCIPKSSMRTLLVREAHGGGLMGHFGIAKTLMILQEHFFWPRMRSDVERHIERCVTCHQEKSKVHPYGLYTPLPIPHAPWVDLSMDFVLGLPRTRQGHDSIYVVVDRFSKMAHFIPCLKTDDAKHVADLFFREIVRLHGMPRTIVSDRDAKFLNYFWKTLWCKLGTKLLFSTSSHPQTDGQTEVVNRTLSTLLRAIIKKNIKSWEDCLPHVEFAYNRTVHSATQYSPFEIVYGFNPLTPLDLTPLPVHERVNLDGKNKAAYVRELHTKVRANIEKRTLQYIQSANKGRRKMVFEPGDWVWIHMRKERFPVKRRSKLLPRGDGPFQVLERINDNAYKLELPGEYGTMSLI